One Hermetia illucens chromosome 4, iHerIll2.2.curated.20191125, whole genome shotgun sequence DNA segment encodes these proteins:
- the LOC119654093 gene encoding lysozyme 2-like has product MARILYHDYGVTNLTTLANWICLIQHESSFNDQAVGALNYNGTQDFGLFQINNQWWCQGNVSSYNSCGISCTALLGNLSASWKCAQLVYKQQGFKAWYGWLNYCNGTAPSVADCI; this is encoded by the coding sequence ATGGCTCGTATCCTCTACCACGACTATGGAGTAACCAACTTGACCACCCTCGCCAACTGGATCTGTTTGATCCAACACGAATCATCCTTCAACGATCAAGCCGTCGGAGCCCTCAACTACAACGGAACCCAAGATTTCGGTCTCTTCCAAATCAACAACCAATGGTGGTGTCAAGGAAATGTTTCATCCTACAATAGCTGCGGAATCTCCTGTACCGCTCTTCTCGGAAACTTGTCAGCCTCCTGGAAGTGTGCCCAACTTGTCTACAAACAACAAGGATTCAAGGCCTGGTACGGATGGCTCAACTACTGCAACGGAACTGCCCCAAGTGTTGCTGACTGtatctaa
- the LOC119654094 gene encoding lysozyme 2-like, whose product MARILYHDYGVTNLTTLANWICLIQHESSFNDQAVGALNYNGTQDFGLFQINNQWWCQGNVSSYNSCGISCTALLGNLSASWKCAQLVYKQQGFKAWYGWLNYCNGTAPSVADCI is encoded by the coding sequence ATGGCTCGTATCCTCTACCACGACTATGGAGTAACCAACTTGACCACTCTCGCCAACTGGATTTGTTTGATCCAACACGAATCATCCTTCAACGATCAAGCCGTCGGAGCCCTCAACTACAACGGAACCCAAGATTTCGGTCTCTTCCAAATCAACAACCAATGGTGGTGTCAAGGAAATGTTTCATCCTACAATAGCTGCGGAATCTCCTGTACCGCTCTTCTCGGAAACTTGTCAGCCTCCTGGAAGTGTGCCCAACTTGTCTACAAACAACAAGGATTCAAGGCCTGGTACGGATGGCTCAACTACTGCAACGGAACTGCCCCAAGTGTTGCTGACTGTATCTAA
- the LOC119654095 gene encoding lysozyme 2-like: protein MARILYHDYGVTNLTTLANWICLIQHESSFNDQAVGALNYNGTQDFGLFQINNQWWCQGNVSSYNSCGISCTALLGNLSASWKCAQLVYKQQGFKAWYGWLNYCNGTAPSVADCI from the coding sequence ATGGCTCGTATCCTCTACCACGACTATGGAGTAACCAACTTGACCACTCTCGCCAACTGGATTTGTTTGATCCAACACGAATCATCCTTCAACGATCAAGCCGTCGGAGCCCTCAACTACAACGGAACCCAAGATTTCGGTCTCTTCCAAATCAACAACCAATGGTGGTGTCAAGGAAACGTCTCCTCCTACAATAGCTGCGGAATCTCCTGTACCGCTCTTCTCGGAAACTTGTCCGCTTCCTGGAAGTGTGCCCAACTTGTCTACAAACAACAAGGATTCAAGGCCTGGTACGGATGGCTCAACTACTGCAACGGAACTGCCCCAAGTGTTGCTGACTGCATCTAA